One Nitrospira sp. DNA window includes the following coding sequences:
- a CDS encoding AAA ATPase, central region has product MVGTKAKRGTALSAKASAKHSVKKNSGKRALPVRRRETARAKQPSAAVVVLSGSTPLRRNKAAELVAEELQLDLAKVNLSSVVSKYVGETEKNINRVFDEAERSGSILFFDEADALFGKRTSVKESHGKYADAGAAHLLQRIEDHKGLVILTTNGKSRIDQALSRQAQVSVMVGIKKQRRKRKA; this is encoded by the coding sequence ATGGTTGGAACCAAGGCGAAGCGGGGAACGGCCCTGTCGGCCAAGGCATCGGCGAAGCATTCCGTGAAAAAGAATTCGGGCAAACGGGCACTGCCGGTGCGTCGAAGGGAGACGGCTCGCGCCAAACAGCCGTCGGCGGCCGTCGTGGTCCTGTCCGGGTCCACGCCTCTACGCCGGAACAAGGCGGCGGAGCTGGTGGCGGAAGAGTTGCAATTGGATTTGGCGAAGGTGAATCTCTCCTCGGTGGTGAGCAAGTATGTCGGCGAAACCGAGAAGAACATCAACCGCGTGTTCGACGAGGCCGAACGCAGTGGGTCGATTCTCTTCTTTGACGAGGCTGATGCATTGTTCGGGAAACGTACTTCGGTCAAGGAGAGCCATGGGAAGTACGCCGATGCTGGGGCAGCCCACCTCCTGCAACGCATCGAGGATCATAAGGGCCTGGTCATCCTGACGACCAATGGGAAGAGCCGGATCGATCAAGCTCTCTCTCGGCAAGCCCAGGTGTCCGTGATGGTGGGCATCAAGAAGCAACGGCGCAAGAGGAAGGCGTGA
- a CDS encoding Ferredoxin reductase, with protein MDSTTYLLIGGGLASSQAAKQLRQLDAQAAITLVGEEPHVPYDRPPLSKDFLRGETPKERLFFDEPSFFEAQRINLKLGTAVKTLDPAAKTVELSDGRSLRFEKALIATGGRPVHLKIPGTDLPGVHYLRTLNDSMALAADATAGSQAVMVGAGFIGLEVAASLTQRGVQVTVIETGPHIWPRFADEALARVIQQYCAAKGVTFRTGESVTEIRRQNHALSVLLTSGAALPCNVVCIGVGIVPNVELARQAGLAIDNGIVVDEYLQTSHPDIYAAGDVANYIDPLFGKRRRVEHWGHAEYSGQLAARNMAGERRPYDLLTYVWSDIFDLHLEFAGDEQEHDKVLLRGKLEDLSCFMLYLKQQRLTAYFAINADNKDLPPLQKLIQSKKDLSGREAALQDQTTPLKSLLAS; from the coding sequence ATGGATTCAACCACATACCTTCTCATCGGCGGCGGCCTCGCCTCCAGCCAGGCGGCCAAACAACTGCGACAACTCGACGCACAGGCGGCCATCACCCTCGTGGGCGAGGAACCGCATGTGCCCTATGATCGCCCCCCGCTGTCGAAAGATTTCCTGCGCGGCGAGACGCCGAAGGAACGGCTGTTCTTCGACGAGCCCTCGTTTTTCGAGGCTCAACGAATCAATCTGAAATTGGGCACGGCGGTCAAGACACTCGATCCCGCCGCGAAAACGGTGGAGCTGTCGGACGGGCGTTCGTTGCGCTTCGAGAAGGCGCTGATTGCCACGGGCGGCAGGCCCGTACACTTGAAGATTCCGGGAACCGACCTCCCCGGAGTGCATTATCTTCGGACCCTGAATGATTCGATGGCCCTGGCCGCCGACGCCACGGCCGGCTCTCAAGCCGTCATGGTCGGCGCCGGGTTCATCGGGTTGGAGGTCGCGGCCTCATTGACCCAACGCGGGGTGCAGGTCACGGTCATTGAGACAGGGCCGCATATCTGGCCGCGCTTTGCCGATGAGGCGCTCGCCCGCGTCATTCAGCAGTACTGCGCCGCCAAGGGCGTCACCTTCCGCACCGGCGAATCCGTCACGGAGATCCGGCGTCAGAACCACGCGCTTTCGGTGCTCCTCACATCGGGGGCCGCCCTGCCATGCAACGTCGTCTGCATCGGCGTCGGAATCGTCCCCAACGTGGAACTGGCCCGGCAGGCAGGATTGGCCATTGATAACGGCATCGTCGTCGATGAATACCTGCAAACCTCGCATCCCGACATCTATGCCGCCGGGGATGTGGCGAATTATATCGATCCCCTGTTCGGCAAACGGCGCCGTGTGGAACATTGGGGCCATGCAGAATACAGCGGCCAGCTCGCCGCCCGAAATATGGCCGGTGAGCGCCGGCCCTACGACCTGTTGACCTATGTGTGGTCCGACATCTTCGACCTGCATCTCGAATTCGCCGGCGATGAACAGGAGCACGACAAGGTCCTGCTCCGTGGAAAATTAGAGGACCTGTCCTGCTTCATGTTGTATCTCAAGCAGCAGCGGCTCACGGCCTACTTCGCCATCAACGCCGACAACAAAGATCTCCCGCCCCTGCAGAAACTCATCCAGAGCAAGAAAGACCTCTCCGGCCGGGAGGCGGCGTTACAGGACCAGACCACCCCGCTCAAGAGTTTGCTGGCATCTTGA
- a CDS encoding Inorganic pyrophosphatase, which yields MSKKEIDAVQRLMSLMFKAHPWHGVSIGDHAPDVVTAYIEIVPTDTVKYEVDKASGFLKVDRPQRFSNFCPVYYGLIPQTYCGEGVAKLFGLRANRPGMVGDGDPLDICVLTEKTIPHSDILLTALPIGGLSMADGGEADDKIIAVMRDDAVYGNYTDLKDCPITLLDRLQHYFLTYKHAPGTTQHKVEITSMYGRDEALKVIRTSHDDYRKKFPELESLWPAGMKS from the coding sequence ATGAGCAAGAAGGAAATCGATGCAGTACAGCGACTCATGAGCCTCATGTTCAAGGCGCATCCTTGGCATGGGGTCTCCATTGGCGACCACGCGCCTGACGTGGTGACGGCCTACATTGAAATCGTGCCGACCGACACGGTGAAGTACGAAGTCGATAAAGCCAGCGGCTTTCTCAAGGTGGACCGGCCGCAACGGTTCTCGAACTTCTGCCCGGTCTATTACGGGCTGATCCCGCAAACCTATTGCGGCGAAGGGGTCGCCAAGCTGTTCGGGCTGCGCGCCAACCGTCCCGGCATGGTCGGGGATGGTGATCCCCTCGATATCTGCGTGCTGACCGAGAAGACGATTCCGCATAGCGATATTCTGCTGACGGCGTTGCCGATCGGCGGGCTCAGCATGGCGGACGGCGGCGAGGCGGACGACAAGATCATCGCGGTCATGCGGGACGACGCGGTCTATGGAAACTATACCGACCTCAAAGACTGCCCGATCACGCTCCTCGACCGGCTGCAGCATTATTTTCTGACCTACAAACACGCGCCTGGAACCACGCAGCATAAGGTCGAGATTACGAGCATGTACGGCCGCGACGAGGCGCTGAAGGTCATTCGCACCAGCCACGATGATTACAGGAAAAAATTTCCCGAGTTGGAATCCCTCTGGCCCGCCGGCATGAAAAGTTAG
- a CDS encoding DEAD-box ATP-dependent RNA helicase DeaD: MKHHQTHPQSEPAAKGFSPGFAALGLEASLLTTLETLGYEEPTPIQREAIPPLLEGRDLLGQAATGTGKTAAFALPLLQRIAHGPRHRPTALVLVPTRELAVQVSEAVQRYGKELRIAVLALYGGQAMGPQLQALRRGVEVIVATPGRALDHLRRQTLKLADLQIVVLDEADEMLDMGFADDLDAILEQTPATKQTALFSATMPPRIASIARRHLKNPVEVTIAREPVKAGTAPRVQQTAYVVARPHKVAALARVLDIAAPKSALVFCRTRLEVDEVTGALNSRGYRAEAIHGGMSQVQRDRVMQAFRTGQIQLLVATDVAARGLDIPSVSHVINYDLPSSLEVYVHRIGRTGRAGREGAAMTIIEPREQRLLRSVEQHTKAKITVAPVPSVGDLLVKRLERMKGAIQETLEAGQLDDFRLVAQALVGSADPVDVAAAAIKLVYRSHGGERSEEEIPALPLRAPEPYRASRPSYGSTGRPGDRARGGAGRGGRAAGMVRVYIGAGRAAGIRPGDLVGAIANEAGVPSRLIGAIEVEERFSLVDVQEEAARQVIEAMGRTRIKGQKVAVRLFRD, encoded by the coding sequence ATGAAACACCACCAGACGCATCCGCAGAGTGAACCGGCGGCCAAGGGATTCTCTCCCGGCTTCGCCGCGCTTGGGTTGGAAGCCTCGCTGCTGACCACCCTCGAAACGTTGGGCTATGAAGAACCCACCCCGATCCAGCGGGAAGCCATTCCCCCGCTGCTGGAGGGGCGCGATTTGCTGGGCCAGGCCGCCACAGGGACAGGCAAGACGGCGGCGTTCGCCTTGCCTCTGTTGCAACGCATCGCCCACGGCCCACGACATCGGCCCACGGCGCTCGTCCTGGTGCCGACGAGGGAACTTGCCGTGCAGGTGAGCGAGGCGGTGCAGCGTTACGGCAAGGAACTGCGGATCGCCGTGCTCGCCTTGTACGGCGGCCAGGCGATGGGACCGCAGCTGCAAGCGCTCCGGCGCGGGGTCGAGGTCATCGTGGCGACACCGGGCCGGGCGTTGGATCACCTGCGAAGACAGACGTTGAAACTGGCCGATCTCCAGATCGTGGTGCTCGACGAGGCGGACGAAATGCTCGACATGGGTTTCGCCGACGACCTCGATGCCATTCTCGAACAAACACCGGCGACCAAACAGACGGCGTTGTTTTCGGCGACGATGCCGCCGCGGATCGCGTCGATCGCTCGTCGACATCTAAAAAATCCGGTGGAGGTGACGATTGCGCGGGAGCCGGTGAAGGCCGGCACGGCGCCGCGGGTGCAACAGACCGCCTATGTGGTGGCCCGCCCGCACAAGGTGGCCGCGCTGGCCCGCGTCCTGGACATCGCGGCGCCCAAGTCGGCCCTCGTCTTTTGCCGCACGCGATTGGAAGTGGATGAAGTGACCGGTGCGTTGAACAGCCGTGGGTATCGAGCCGAGGCCATTCACGGCGGCATGAGCCAGGTCCAGCGGGATCGGGTCATGCAGGCCTTTCGCACGGGACAAATCCAACTGTTGGTGGCCACCGATGTGGCGGCGCGCGGGCTGGATATTCCCTCCGTGTCGCATGTCATCAACTACGATCTGCCTTCGTCGTTGGAGGTGTATGTCCATCGTATCGGGCGGACCGGTCGGGCCGGGCGGGAAGGCGCGGCCATGACCATCATTGAGCCGCGCGAACAACGGTTGTTGCGCAGCGTCGAGCAACATACGAAGGCCAAGATCACGGTGGCCCCGGTGCCGTCCGTGGGTGACCTCCTGGTCAAACGGCTGGAGCGGATGAAAGGCGCGATTCAAGAGACGCTGGAAGCGGGGCAATTGGATGATTTTCGTCTGGTCGCCCAGGCGCTGGTCGGGTCGGCGGATCCGGTCGATGTCGCAGCGGCGGCCATCAAGCTGGTCTACCGTTCGCACGGCGGCGAGCGATCGGAGGAGGAGATTCCTGCCTTGCCCCTCAGGGCGCCGGAGCCCTATCGGGCGTCGCGTCCTTCATATGGATCGACCGGTCGCCCGGGAGATCGCGCGCGAGGGGGAGCCGGCCGAGGCGGCCGGGCGGCCGGGATGGTGCGGGTCTACATCGGGGCAGGGCGGGCGGCCGGTATCAGGCCGGGTGACTTGGTCGGGGCCATCGCGAATGAAGCGGGCGTCCCGTCGCGCCTGATCGGTGCGATCGAGGTCGAGGAGCGGTTCTCTCTGGTGGATGTGCAGGAAGAGGCGGCCCGGCAAGTGATCGAGGCCATGGGGAGGACGCGTATCAAGGGACAAAAGGTGGCGGTGAGGTTGTTCAGGGATTAA
- a CDS encoding RpoH suppressor, whose translation MTDAQEPPIDRLCDLVMKGGITSGVVYPKAIELLSHRYRFKNIGGTSAGAIAAVVTAAAEYQRRWKGSRAGFDLLGTLPTELQRPVAPGTSKLLSLFQPQPAMRRLFSVLIGALNKDKTSTRIAQIITGFLRAYWPATLVALVMALAVGAFGLGWFAAILTLVIALPLLVGLWVYGDVTRRLVANDLGLCTGLTEDAWNEALTPWLHALIQKAAGRSLNDPPLTFGDLWDAPGFPPPWLKLPADPRPRSIDLQMFSTNLSHGRPYIFPLPERNSQPTRFRDRERLYFTEREMKRCLPSDVVALMVEKSQPYSVEPGREGKDPPTDAASANGMRELPEPRDFPVLLAARMSLSFPFLFTAIPLHAIDHDPPRNRKFRRCWFSDGGISSNFPMHLFDGLVPMWPTFGLNLEPEVKGRGRVFLPEKYDQGYGERWNHIPDEEGASKLGGFISAIVGTMQNWNDNSLARMPGVRDRVARIRLSKDEGGMNLNMEARLITNIAERGVEATEELLQRFAMPSPNGGQAEGWDENRFVRLHVLLKMLAARSPGVVAALSQTCGHATDFSRLLDKMMQATYEDGRPKPPPGYEEPMTQEQRRKLDAFVTALRDLATAMTTLAQPIPFKPIPNPELRVRPPL comes from the coding sequence ATGACTGATGCTCAAGAACCGCCGATAGATCGTCTCTGCGACCTGGTGATGAAGGGCGGCATTACCAGCGGTGTGGTGTACCCGAAGGCGATCGAGCTGTTGTCTCACCGCTACCGTTTCAAGAATATTGGAGGCACCTCGGCAGGTGCCATCGCGGCGGTAGTCACGGCTGCTGCAGAATATCAGCGGCGGTGGAAGGGCTCTCGGGCCGGCTTCGACCTGCTTGGAACGCTCCCGACGGAGCTTCAGCGTCCGGTGGCGCCTGGCACAAGCAAATTGCTCAGTTTGTTCCAACCGCAGCCGGCCATGAGACGGCTCTTCTCGGTGCTCATCGGGGCCTTGAACAAGGACAAAACCTCCACGCGTATCGCTCAGATCATCACCGGCTTCTTGCGGGCCTACTGGCCAGCCACGCTGGTGGCACTGGTGATGGCCTTGGCAGTGGGAGCGTTTGGCCTGGGCTGGTTCGCCGCGATCCTGACCCTCGTTATCGCGTTGCCGCTGTTGGTCGGTCTGTGGGTGTACGGTGACGTCACGCGAAGGCTGGTTGCCAACGACCTTGGTTTGTGCACCGGTTTAACTGAAGATGCATGGAATGAAGCACTCACCCCCTGGCTGCACGCGTTGATCCAAAAGGCGGCTGGACGCAGCCTCAATGACCCACCCCTCACCTTCGGCGACCTGTGGGATGCGCCTGGTTTTCCTCCGCCGTGGCTGAAATTGCCCGCGGACCCCAGGCCGCGCTCGATCGATCTGCAGATGTTCTCCACGAACCTGTCCCATGGAAGGCCCTACATCTTCCCGTTACCCGAGCGGAATTCTCAGCCGACCAGGTTTCGTGACCGCGAACGCCTGTACTTCACGGAAAGGGAAATGAAACGATGCCTGCCTTCCGATGTGGTGGCCTTGATGGTGGAGAAGTCTCAGCCCTACAGCGTCGAGCCGGGCAGGGAAGGAAAAGACCCTCCCACCGATGCCGCAAGCGCGAATGGGATGCGGGAATTGCCGGAGCCTCGTGACTTTCCGGTCTTGCTGGCGGCCCGCATGAGCCTGTCGTTTCCGTTCCTCTTCACGGCGATACCGCTCCATGCCATCGACCATGACCCGCCCAGAAATAGGAAATTTCGGCGTTGCTGGTTCTCCGACGGGGGCATCAGCTCCAACTTTCCCATGCATTTGTTCGACGGGTTGGTGCCGATGTGGCCGACCTTCGGCCTCAACCTTGAGCCGGAGGTCAAGGGCCGAGGCAGGGTCTTTCTCCCGGAAAAATATGACCAAGGATATGGGGAACGCTGGAACCACATACCGGACGAGGAGGGGGCGAGCAAATTGGGCGGGTTCATCAGCGCCATCGTCGGCACGATGCAGAATTGGAACGACAACTCCCTCGCGCGCATGCCGGGGGTCAGGGACCGGGTGGCTCGTATCAGGCTGAGCAAAGACGAGGGCGGCATGAACCTCAACATGGAGGCCCGGCTCATCACGAACATTGCCGAGCGTGGCGTGGAAGCCACCGAAGAACTTCTACAGCGATTCGCCATGCCCTCACCCAACGGCGGACAGGCCGAGGGATGGGATGAAAATCGGTTCGTCCGGCTGCACGTGCTGCTGAAGATGCTCGCAGCCAGATCGCCGGGAGTCGTCGCCGCTCTCAGCCAGACCTGCGGACATGCGACCGACTTCTCGAGGCTGCTGGATAAGATGATGCAAGCCACCTACGAGGACGGTCGCCCCAAGCCGCCGCCGGGATATGAGGAACCGATGACCCAGGAGCAACGCCGAAAACTGGATGCGTTCGTCACTGCGCTGCGGGATCTCGCGACTGCCATGACGACCCTGGCCCAGCCGATCCCGTTCAAGCCCATTCCGAATCCGGAGCTGCGGGTCCGTCCCCCGCTGTAG
- a CDS encoding Peptide chain release factor 3, producing MSLPVEKSTSDELRREVLRRRTFAIISHPDAGKTTLTEKLLLYSGAVHLAGAVQARSTQRQAKSDWMELEQARGISITSTMLQFDYQGTRVNLLDTPGHQDFSEDTYRTLMAVDSAVMVLDAAKGIEPQTKKLFAVCRKRGIPILTFINKMDQPGRHPFDLLDEIERTLGMTAVPFNWPIGEGSGFQGVYDFQHHQVLFFQRTAHNQRRAPMTVETFPNPKLAETLGEAYGPLQEEIGLLTGAGTSFDRARFLAGELTPVFFGSALTNFGVGPFLDAFTQLAPPPGPRHSAQGLVQPTDETFSGFVFKIQANMDPQHRDRMAFLRICSGRFEKDMMVYHARLGRKIRMTRPHRLFGRDRETIDEAYPGDVVGLVNPGLFTIGDTLSSDSSITFDPIPHFPPECFGLLRTQDISKHKQFQKGLKQLEEEGVMQIFYSPDQVRREPVLAAVGELQFDVVVSRLENEYGVKTSVERLPHVLARWIVGDPAVIAAVYWPSDTLRLVDQQGRAVMLFASEHLLAYCVKSNPSIKFLLREEADHPES from the coding sequence ATGTCCCTGCCGGTTGAGAAGTCCACGTCCGACGAATTGCGGCGAGAGGTGTTGCGGCGGCGGACGTTCGCCATCATTTCACATCCAGACGCCGGGAAGACCACGCTGACGGAAAAACTGCTGCTCTATTCTGGCGCCGTCCACCTCGCCGGCGCCGTGCAGGCTCGCTCCACCCAACGCCAGGCCAAGTCGGACTGGATGGAGTTGGAGCAGGCGCGCGGGATTTCGATCACCTCGACCATGCTGCAGTTCGATTATCAGGGAACGCGCGTGAATCTGCTCGATACCCCCGGACACCAGGACTTCAGCGAAGACACCTACCGGACGCTCATGGCGGTGGACAGTGCGGTCATGGTACTGGACGCCGCCAAGGGCATCGAGCCGCAGACCAAGAAACTCTTCGCCGTCTGCCGCAAACGCGGCATCCCGATCCTGACCTTCATCAATAAGATGGACCAGCCTGGCCGCCACCCCTTCGACCTGCTGGACGAGATCGAGCGCACGTTGGGCATGACGGCGGTCCCCTTCAATTGGCCGATCGGCGAGGGGTCCGGCTTTCAAGGCGTCTACGACTTTCAACATCACCAGGTGTTATTCTTCCAGAGGACGGCACACAATCAGCGACGCGCCCCGATGACGGTCGAGACCTTTCCCAATCCGAAACTGGCGGAGACGCTCGGCGAGGCCTATGGTCCGCTGCAGGAAGAGATCGGCCTGTTGACGGGGGCGGGCACCTCGTTCGATCGTGCACGATTTCTCGCAGGCGAGCTGACCCCGGTGTTCTTCGGCAGCGCATTGACGAACTTCGGGGTCGGGCCGTTCCTCGATGCTTTCACCCAGCTGGCGCCGCCGCCAGGCCCACGTCACAGCGCCCAAGGATTGGTGCAACCGACCGACGAAACCTTCTCCGGGTTCGTGTTCAAAATTCAGGCGAACATGGACCCGCAGCATCGGGACCGCATGGCCTTCCTCCGCATCTGCTCCGGCCGCTTCGAGAAGGACATGATGGTCTATCACGCCCGGTTGGGTCGTAAGATCAGGATGACGCGCCCCCATCGGCTCTTCGGCCGCGACCGCGAAACGATCGATGAAGCCTATCCCGGCGACGTCGTCGGATTGGTCAATCCCGGGCTCTTCACGATCGGCGACACGCTCAGCTCGGACAGCTCCATCACCTTCGATCCCATTCCGCACTTTCCGCCGGAATGTTTCGGCCTGTTGCGCACGCAGGACATTTCGAAACACAAGCAGTTTCAGAAGGGGCTCAAGCAACTGGAAGAGGAAGGGGTCATGCAGATCTTCTACTCGCCGGACCAGGTGCGCCGCGAGCCGGTCCTGGCCGCCGTGGGCGAGCTGCAGTTCGATGTGGTCGTGTCGCGTCTGGAGAATGAATATGGCGTGAAGACCTCGGTCGAACGCCTGCCCCATGTCCTGGCCCGTTGGATCGTCGGTGATCCCGCCGTGATCGCGGCGGTCTATTGGCCGTCCGACACTCTGCGGCTCGTCGATCAGCAGGGCCGCGCGGTCATGCTGTTCGCTTCGGAACATCTCCTCGCCTATTGCGTCAAATCCAATCCGTCCATCAAGTTTCTGTTGCGGGAAGAGGCCGACCATCCCGAAAGCTAG
- a CDS encoding SdrA codes for MDRITDGESRRRVGGAPSVEEIQNFWCLNHMVEYDRDEAVMTLPPWNALLRDWQNRAVSDVLKQKREDYLVTATPAAGKTRFALRIAHQYLADRAAGRVLVICPTNHLRTQWAAAAGQVGIQLDPALSNEQACEARDYHGAVVTYQQVCLAPEVFRRACRSRKTLLIFDELHHAGDGKDWGKALREAFREAVFRLALSGTPFRSDNNPIPYVRYEQGESQADFTYGYSHAIRDGVCRPILFPSYEGELTWLSEGREHRATFEDGLTFERQRERLKTALLQESWLGPVLSDAHAELQRLRKQEQPDAGGLIVAMNQDHARQVADLVAKITGTRAQVAVSDDPSASKTIETFGRHRSQQWLVAVNMVSEGVDIPRLRVGVYATNVLTEMYFRQVVGRFVRMQDKVPKPQRAWLYLPKDATLVHYAKRIKVERDHVLEEIMPAVQRTLFGTVATSLKEYIPLNGVARLDALIGADEGDQAGEGKGQTEPAALHDQKNSLRDRHRSLVGAVARKTGMDHRQLNAELIKRTGGRVDQATIPQLERRIALLEKWRDSGFDRKR; via the coding sequence ATGGATCGTATCACCGACGGAGAAAGCAGACGGCGGGTCGGTGGGGCGCCATCGGTTGAAGAGATACAGAATTTCTGGTGTCTGAATCATATGGTGGAGTATGACCGTGACGAGGCCGTCATGACCCTTCCCCCTTGGAACGCGCTGTTGCGCGACTGGCAGAACCGCGCCGTATCGGACGTACTGAAGCAGAAACGCGAAGACTATCTCGTCACCGCGACGCCCGCGGCGGGCAAGACTCGGTTTGCGCTCCGGATCGCCCATCAGTATCTGGCCGATCGGGCGGCCGGCCGGGTGCTCGTGATCTGCCCGACGAACCATCTACGCACGCAATGGGCGGCGGCGGCCGGTCAAGTGGGGATTCAACTGGACCCAGCCCTGTCGAATGAACAGGCCTGTGAGGCGCGCGACTATCACGGGGCGGTGGTGACATACCAGCAGGTCTGTCTGGCGCCGGAAGTCTTCCGTCGGGCCTGCCGCAGCCGCAAAACCCTGCTCATCTTCGACGAGTTGCACCACGCCGGTGACGGCAAGGATTGGGGGAAGGCCCTGCGCGAAGCCTTCCGTGAAGCGGTGTTCCGCCTGGCATTGTCGGGCACACCCTTTCGTTCCGACAACAATCCGATTCCCTACGTGCGGTATGAACAGGGTGAGAGCCAGGCGGATTTCACCTACGGCTATTCCCATGCGATCAGAGACGGCGTCTGCCGCCCGATTCTCTTTCCCAGTTATGAGGGCGAATTGACCTGGCTGTCGGAGGGGCGGGAACATCGAGCCACCTTCGAAGACGGATTGACCTTCGAGCGCCAGCGGGAGCGGCTCAAGACCGCGCTGTTGCAAGAGAGTTGGTTGGGCCCCGTGTTAAGCGATGCCCATGCAGAACTGCAGCGGTTGCGCAAACAGGAGCAGCCGGATGCGGGCGGGCTCATCGTGGCGATGAACCAGGACCATGCTCGACAGGTCGCGGACCTGGTCGCGAAGATCACCGGTACGCGGGCCCAGGTGGCGGTGTCCGACGATCCCTCCGCCTCGAAGACCATCGAGACCTTTGGACGGCATAGGAGCCAACAATGGCTGGTGGCGGTGAACATGGTGAGTGAAGGTGTCGATATCCCACGCCTCCGTGTCGGGGTCTATGCGACCAACGTATTGACGGAGATGTATTTTCGTCAGGTCGTCGGGCGCTTCGTGCGAATGCAGGACAAGGTTCCCAAGCCGCAACGGGCCTGGCTCTATCTTCCCAAGGATGCGACGTTGGTGCATTATGCCAAGCGCATCAAGGTCGAGCGCGACCACGTGCTCGAAGAGATCATGCCGGCCGTGCAGCGCACCCTGTTCGGCACGGTTGCCACGTCGCTGAAAGAATATATCCCGTTGAACGGCGTGGCTCGGCTGGATGCCTTGATCGGTGCGGACGAGGGCGACCAGGCGGGAGAGGGGAAGGGCCAGACGGAGCCGGCGGCGCTCCATGACCAGAAGAACAGTTTGCGGGACAGGCATCGATCCCTCGTCGGGGCTGTGGCGCGTAAAACGGGAATGGATCATCGACAGCTCAACGCCGAGTTGATCAAGCGGACGGGCGGCAGGGTCGATCAGGCGACGATCCCGCAATTGGAGCGGCGCATTGCATTGTTGGAGAAGTGGCGGGATTCCGGTTTCGACCGGAAGCGGTGA
- a CDS encoding Transcriptional regulator, Crp/Fnr family: MIHTAMNMADHRHCRALSSCFRGKLCEQLMNRPGHRVAKGALVYGLGDSAQSVFFLRQGFVKLTSLTEDGRELILRLHQAGEVFGELCHCTGERREQAVAMEDSEIVELSFDEFVAHLQGNRPAFLLFLSNVAQQLSAAYDQIQTLSFSSTMERLVRTLGRLADEFGEPEGEWVRLTHYFRQDDLAQMIGARREVVSTLLNQLREQGLVTYARKDGLLLRRSGLDRFLLSTEKSSASLKGSGF, encoded by the coding sequence ATGATTCACACGGCCATGAACATGGCGGACCACCGTCACTGCCGGGCGCTCTCCAGTTGCTTTCGCGGCAAGCTCTGCGAACAGCTCATGAACAGGCCCGGTCATCGCGTTGCGAAGGGCGCTCTCGTCTACGGCCTCGGCGATTCCGCGCAGAGCGTTTTCTTTCTCCGGCAGGGGTTCGTCAAACTCACGTCCTTGACCGAAGATGGGCGTGAACTGATTTTGCGCCTGCATCAGGCCGGCGAGGTCTTCGGCGAACTCTGCCACTGCACCGGTGAACGGCGCGAACAGGCGGTCGCGATGGAAGACAGTGAGATCGTCGAACTGAGTTTCGACGAATTTGTCGCCCATCTCCAGGGCAATCGCCCGGCCTTCCTGCTGTTTCTCTCCAATGTCGCGCAGCAGCTGTCGGCAGCCTATGACCAAATTCAAACCCTGTCGTTCAGCAGCACGATGGAACGGCTTGTGCGCACGCTGGGCCGGTTGGCCGATGAGTTCGGCGAACCGGAGGGCGAGTGGGTCCGGCTCACCCATTATTTTCGTCAGGACGATCTGGCACAGATGATCGGTGCGCGCCGGGAAGTCGTCTCGACCCTCTTGAACCAGTTGCGCGAGCAGGGCCTCGTCACCTATGCGCGCAAGGACGGGCTCCTCCTCCGTCGCTCCGGGCTCGATCGGTTCCTGCTTTCTACCGAGAAATCCTCCGCGAGTCTCAAGGGATCCGGTTTCTAA